The Streptomyces camelliae genome window below encodes:
- a CDS encoding TetR/AcrR family transcriptional regulator, translating into MAGDTRGRMIEATIEALERRGVAGMSFTEVLRASGAARGAIYHHFPDGKAQLVAEAAALKGEQVDDRLAALPADDPATVVSAFLDLVRPVLELSACGGGCAVAAVTIGTEPGDDTALREVAATAFTAWIDRLAGRLAAAGLSSAAATDLATTLITLLEGAHVLCRATGTLDPFDSVARTAAGLTAQYG; encoded by the coding sequence ATGGCGGGTGACACCCGTGGCCGGATGATCGAGGCGACCATCGAGGCCCTGGAGCGGCGCGGGGTGGCCGGGATGTCGTTCACCGAGGTGCTGCGCGCCAGCGGGGCCGCGCGCGGCGCGATCTACCATCACTTCCCGGACGGCAAGGCCCAGTTGGTCGCGGAGGCGGCCGCGCTCAAGGGGGAGCAGGTGGACGACCGGCTGGCCGCGCTGCCCGCCGACGACCCGGCGACCGTGGTCTCCGCCTTCCTGGACCTGGTACGGCCCGTCCTGGAGCTGTCCGCCTGCGGCGGAGGCTGTGCCGTCGCGGCCGTCACCATCGGCACGGAGCCCGGTGACGACACGGCTCTGCGGGAGGTGGCGGCGACGGCGTTCACCGCCTGGATCGACCGCCTCGCCGGCCGTCTCGCCGCGGCGGGCCTGTCGTCCGCCGCGGCGACCGACCTCGCCACCACCTTGATCACGCTGCTTGAGGGCGCCCATGTGCTGTGCCGCGCCACGGGCACGCTCGACCCCTTCGATTCGGTCGCGCGTACGGCGGCGGGCCTGACTGCGCAGTACGGCTGA
- a CDS encoding metallophosphoesterase family protein gives MTRRQLIRHAGWFGGAVVLTVAGGEVMSHIAGPRGTTAEAAAETSGALRFVQVSDSHIGFHGPANLDVAGSFTEAIGQVNALGFRPDFVMHSGDLTHLSTAAQFDQVRQMMTGLQTDRVFTVPGEHDSIGDTGRAYRQIFGKGTLGDGWYSFDTHGVHFIALVNTLHLEKLGHLGTEQIDFVRKDLAGLSSDTPVVVFSHIPLFAMYPRWGWSTDDALKVIALLRRFSSVTCLNGHVHQLFTKTEGNITFHSATTTAYPLPKPGRAAAPTPQVVPARQLKAALGIRTVGYRQGDRELAVKDTRLA, from the coding sequence ATGACACGACGTCAACTCATCAGGCACGCAGGATGGTTCGGCGGAGCGGTCGTGCTGACCGTGGCCGGCGGAGAGGTGATGAGCCACATCGCCGGCCCCCGGGGCACCACCGCCGAGGCCGCCGCGGAAACCAGCGGCGCCCTGCGGTTCGTGCAGGTCTCCGACAGCCACATCGGCTTCCACGGGCCGGCGAACCTGGACGTGGCCGGCTCGTTCACCGAAGCGATCGGCCAGGTCAACGCCCTCGGCTTCCGGCCCGACTTCGTCATGCACAGCGGCGACCTGACGCACCTGTCCACGGCCGCCCAGTTCGACCAGGTCAGGCAGATGATGACCGGGCTGCAGACGGACCGCGTCTTCACCGTGCCCGGCGAGCACGACTCCATCGGCGACACGGGCCGCGCATACCGGCAGATCTTCGGCAAGGGCACGCTCGGCGACGGCTGGTACAGCTTCGACACCCACGGAGTGCACTTCATCGCCCTGGTCAACACGCTGCATCTGGAGAAGCTGGGCCATCTCGGCACCGAGCAGATCGACTTCGTACGCAAGGACCTGGCGGGACTGTCATCGGACACCCCGGTCGTGGTCTTCAGCCACATCCCGTTGTTCGCCATGTACCCCCGGTGGGGCTGGAGCACGGACGACGCGTTGAAGGTGATCGCGCTCCTGCGCCGCTTCTCCTCGGTGACCTGTCTCAACGGACACGTCCACCAGCTGTTCACCAAGACGGAGGGCAACATCACCTTCCACTCCGCCACCACCACCGCCTACCCCCTGCCGAAGCCGGGACGGGCCGCCGCCCCCACTCCCCAGGTCGTGCCCGCCCGCCAGCTCAAGGCCGCGTTGGGCATTCGCACCGTGGGCTACCGGCAGGGCGACCGGGAGCTGGCGGTCAAGGACACGAGGCTGGCGTGA
- a CDS encoding cupredoxin domain-containing protein, whose translation MYPNFGHAGRRSRVAAGLAATTAAALGFLSACGQSPHSAAAGAITPGPGQRQVAGMPGASPMPDMSMSTPTSSPKTRAADAPVTGDTVAIKNFAFSPSTLKVTAGTTVTWTNQDTDAHTVTSAGSGGPLHSPALATHATYSYRFTEPGTYAYLCTIHPFMTATVEVTR comes from the coding sequence ATGTACCCGAACTTTGGTCATGCCGGCCGGCGATCACGCGTCGCGGCCGGGCTCGCAGCCACGACGGCGGCCGCCCTGGGGTTCCTGAGCGCGTGCGGCCAGTCCCCGCACTCCGCCGCGGCCGGTGCCATCACGCCCGGTCCCGGCCAGCGTCAGGTGGCCGGGATGCCCGGCGCCTCACCGATGCCGGACATGAGCATGAGCACGCCCACGAGCTCACCGAAGACGCGCGCAGCCGATGCGCCGGTGACCGGAGACACCGTGGCGATCAAGAACTTCGCGTTCTCCCCGAGCACGCTGAAGGTCACCGCGGGCACGACGGTGACCTGGACCAACCAGGACACCGACGCCCACACCGTCACCAGCGCCGGCTCGGGCGGGCCGCTGCACTCCCCCGCTCTGGCCACCCACGCCACCTACAGCTACCGGTTCACCGAGCCGGGCACCTACGCCTATCTCTGCACCATCCATCCCTTCATGACCGCCACGGTGGAGGTGACCCGATGA
- a CDS encoding sigma-70 family RNA polymerase sigma factor, whose translation MPWSARKRGQTADTDRSARRVSGEGTISATDEELIRALYAEHAGPLFHYALRLTSGDRQWAEDVVQETLLRAWQHPAAFEPRRGPARAWLFTVARHLVIDAHRARRARPAETGGEALERVAEQTVGEDQIEQALQSWAVADALRTLSPDHRAVLIETYYRGRTMAEAAGALGIPLGTVKSRTYYALHALRLALQERGIEP comes from the coding sequence ATGCCCTGGAGTGCCCGTAAACGTGGTCAAACAGCCGATACGGATCGCTCCGCGCGCCGTGTCTCTGGTGAAGGGACCATTTCGGCCACGGACGAGGAGTTGATCCGCGCTCTGTACGCCGAGCACGCGGGTCCCCTGTTCCACTACGCGCTGCGTCTGACGTCAGGAGACCGGCAGTGGGCCGAGGATGTCGTACAGGAGACGCTGCTGCGGGCGTGGCAGCACCCGGCCGCGTTCGAACCCCGACGCGGACCTGCCCGGGCGTGGCTGTTCACGGTCGCCCGGCACCTGGTCATCGACGCCCACCGGGCCCGGCGGGCCAGGCCGGCGGAGACCGGTGGCGAGGCCCTGGAGCGGGTCGCCGAGCAGACGGTGGGCGAGGACCAGATCGAGCAGGCCTTGCAGAGCTGGGCGGTGGCCGACGCCCTCCGGACGCTGTCCCCGGACCATCGCGCCGTACTGATCGAGACGTACTACCGGGGTCGCACCATGGCGGAGGCCGCGGGCGCGCTGGGCATCCCACTGGGCACGGTCAAGTCGCGGACGTACTACGCCCTGCACGCCCTCCGGCTCGCGCTGCAGGAGCGAGGCATCGAGCCATGA
- a CDS encoding zf-HC2 domain-containing protein: MNTDHDALRMALGAYVLGALSPAETEQVRAHLETCDACRAEHEQLAGLPALLAMVTAAEAAGRAAPADNEDLADGLVRRAAESARGVPQAPSGRSATPQAPEAGLIERMLQQAAARRRRTWRWQLAGAAASLMLVAAAAVGGTWLAVGTSVTSQGRQPGPATPTPSRIFSGNDSTTGVTASVKVFPSAWGSVLEVSAHGAPAGIVCRLRAIGPGGTKADAATWRAGTYPAGTKIPGAIPMRPGAVERFEIVNAGTGQKLVTIRA, encoded by the coding sequence ATGAACACGGACCATGACGCCCTGCGGATGGCGCTGGGGGCCTACGTCCTGGGTGCGCTGTCCCCGGCCGAAACGGAACAGGTGCGTGCTCACCTGGAGACATGCGACGCGTGCCGGGCGGAGCACGAGCAGCTGGCCGGACTGCCGGCGCTGCTCGCGATGGTCACGGCGGCCGAAGCGGCAGGCCGGGCGGCGCCCGCCGACAACGAGGACCTGGCCGACGGCTTGGTGCGGCGGGCGGCCGAGAGCGCGCGGGGCGTACCGCAGGCACCGTCCGGCAGGTCCGCGACGCCTCAGGCTCCCGAGGCAGGGCTGATCGAGAGGATGCTCCAGCAGGCCGCGGCCAGGCGCCGCAGGACCTGGCGGTGGCAGCTGGCCGGCGCGGCCGCCTCCCTGATGCTGGTCGCGGCGGCGGCGGTCGGCGGAACCTGGCTGGCGGTCGGCACCTCCGTGACAAGTCAGGGCAGGCAGCCCGGACCCGCCACGCCGACTCCGTCGCGCATCTTCTCCGGAAACGACTCCACCACCGGTGTCACCGCCTCCGTGAAGGTCTTCCCCTCGGCCTGGGGCAGTGTCCTGGAGGTCTCGGCCCATGGTGCGCCGGCCGGCATCGTCTGCCGATTGCGGGCGATCGGTCCCGGTGGGACCAAGGCGGACGCGGCCACCTGGCGGGCCGGCACGTATCCGGCCGGTACGAAGATTCCAGGGGCGATCCCCATGCGTCCGGGAGCCGTCGAGCGCTTCGAGATCGTCAACGCGGGGACCGGCCAGAAGCTGGTCACGATCCGGGCGTGA
- a CDS encoding ATP-binding protein: MFVTDSECTSSRPCSHRATLTLPAQEAHVSAARHFTADLLECWSVPERERDSAVLIVDELTANAAQYGRECMTLVLVLDHGALSIVVSDSGTAVEHGAHDVAPDEHGRGTGIVRYLAQSTEIRQTRSGREVRACLRCPA, from the coding sequence ATGTTTGTGACCGATTCCGAGTGCACCAGCTCACGGCCCTGCTCCCATCGGGCGACGCTGACCCTGCCCGCGCAGGAGGCGCATGTGTCCGCCGCGCGTCACTTCACCGCGGATCTGCTGGAGTGCTGGAGCGTTCCCGAGCGCGAGCGTGACTCCGCCGTTCTCATCGTCGACGAACTCACCGCCAACGCCGCCCAGTACGGCCGCGAGTGCATGACGTTGGTACTCGTCCTCGACCACGGCGCCTTGTCCATCGTGGTCAGCGACTCGGGAACCGCGGTGGAACATGGTGCGCACGACGTCGCCCCGGACGAACACGGCCGCGGCACCGGCATCGTCAGGTACCTCGCGCAGTCGACCGAGATCCGCCAGACGCGCAGCGGCCGGGAAGTCCGCGCCTGCCTCCGGTGCCCGGCCTGA
- a CDS encoding pyridoxal phosphate-dependent aminotransferase: MAGNVTSLFRGTAAHSPSMAALTREGGDGTGPVDFCIPCNPYFPTPAMFDELAARLREIITYYPSSADTITGELCSLLQLPPQCVAMGNGSTELITWIDHLLVRQSVAIPVPTFGRWTDQPMETGKRVDMFPLQEAAGFALDLAQYADFIRARGTRVAVICNPNNPDGGYLRKQQVVQFMDAMADLDLVVVDESFLEFADAETDPSVVQEAVLRPNVIVLRSLGKNFGLHGVRFGYLVANPALAGRVRSMLPKWNLNSFAEHVVFMLRRHGAEYAQSLQQIRRDRLEMSSHLSALPGLTVYPSQANFLFVRLPVGAEGTVVRDRMLAEHRILVRECGNKIGSSSRFLRLVVRPQVDVRRLVSGLEQVLYGTRRGAAVPELSTGTSYSSGTAAVDRLVSETNGGGVPGLAAQAQAMAAGAASVARAGAAAVPAPVPAAGTGMPLPAAVPPPGAGMPMPAAAQPLPAAPQPAPAPVPAPVPIPAVAAAQPLPTAPQPAPAVVPAVAQPAPVPQPMAPMQQPVAPMPVPQPAPVPTPVPAPLPPPTPLPAPAPTPVPAPMPVPVPAPAAAVAPTPPGVPARGGLTAAQVRGMTAPPAGLTPAPPTGWPNAQSWPNAAGA; encoded by the coding sequence TTGGCCGGCAACGTCACCTCGCTGTTCCGCGGCACGGCCGCGCACAGCCCTTCGATGGCGGCGCTGACCCGGGAGGGCGGGGACGGGACGGGTCCGGTGGACTTCTGCATCCCGTGCAACCCGTACTTCCCGACCCCGGCCATGTTCGACGAGCTGGCGGCCCGGCTGCGCGAGATCATCACGTACTACCCGAGCAGCGCCGACACCATCACCGGCGAGCTGTGCAGCCTGCTCCAGCTCCCGCCGCAGTGCGTGGCGATGGGCAACGGCTCGACGGAACTGATCACCTGGATCGACCACCTGCTGGTCCGCCAGTCCGTGGCGATCCCGGTGCCGACCTTCGGCCGCTGGACGGACCAGCCGATGGAGACCGGCAAGCGGGTCGACATGTTCCCGCTCCAGGAGGCGGCCGGCTTCGCGCTGGACCTCGCCCAGTACGCCGACTTCATCCGCGCGAGGGGCACGCGCGTGGCGGTGATCTGCAACCCGAACAACCCCGACGGCGGCTACCTGCGCAAGCAGCAGGTGGTCCAGTTCATGGACGCGATGGCGGACCTGGACCTGGTGGTCGTGGACGAGTCCTTCCTGGAGTTCGCCGACGCCGAGACCGACCCGAGCGTCGTCCAGGAGGCCGTGCTCCGCCCGAACGTCATCGTCCTGCGCAGCCTCGGCAAGAACTTCGGCCTGCACGGCGTCCGCTTCGGCTACCTGGTGGCCAACCCGGCCCTGGCCGGCAGGGTCCGCTCGATGCTCCCGAAGTGGAACCTCAACTCCTTCGCCGAGCATGTGGTGTTCATGCTGCGCCGGCACGGCGCGGAGTACGCGCAGAGCCTCCAGCAGATCCGCAGGGACCGCCTGGAGATGTCCAGCCACCTGTCCGCCCTGCCCGGGCTGACGGTGTACCCCTCCCAGGCGAACTTCCTCTTCGTACGACTGCCCGTAGGAGCCGAGGGCACGGTGGTCCGGGACCGGATGCTCGCCGAGCACCGGATCCTGGTCCGCGAGTGCGGCAACAAGATCGGCTCCTCCAGCCGCTTCCTGAGACTCGTGGTGCGCCCCCAGGTCGACGTGCGTCGCCTGGTGTCAGGCCTGGAGCAGGTGCTCTACGGGACCAGGAGGGGAGCCGCCGTGCCCGAGCTGAGCACAGGGACCAGCTACAGCTCGGGTACGGCGGCCGTGGACCGGCTGGTCAGCGAGACCAACGGAGGCGGCGTACCGGGCCTTGCCGCTCAGGCCCAGGCCATGGCCGCCGGTGCGGCGTCCGTCGCGCGAGCCGGCGCCGCCGCTGTGCCCGCCCCCGTTCCGGCCGCCGGCACCGGCATGCCGCTCCCCGCCGCCGTACCCCCACCCGGCGCCGGGATGCCGATGCCGGCGGCAGCCCAGCCCCTGCCCGCGGCGCCCCAGCCGGCCCCTGCTCCGGTTCCGGCTCCGGTCCCGATACCGGCGGTGGCGGCGGCCCAGCCGCTGCCTACGGCGCCCCAGCCCGCACCGGCGGTGGTACCGGCGGTGGCCCAGCCGGCACCGGTACCGCAGCCCATGGCCCCGATGCAGCAGCCGGTGGCCCCGATGCCGGTCCCCCAGCCGGCCCCGGTCCCGACCCCGGTCCCGGCTCCCCTGCCACCGCCCACCCCCCTGCCGGCACCGGCCCCCACCCCGGTACCCGCTCCGATGCCGGTACCCGTACCGGCCCCCGCGGCCGCCGTAGCCCCCACCCCGCCCGGCGTCCCGGCGCGCGGCGGCCTCACGGCGGCCCAGGTACGCGGCATGACGGCCCCGCCGGCCGGCCTGACCCCGGCGCCGCCGACGGGCTGGCCGAACGCACAGAGCTGGCCGAACGCGGCGGGGGCATAG
- a CDS encoding aldose epimerase family protein — MELNRRTVIAGAAAAGIAATTLGSGTAQAATGSTGSSGGRKPVKEYFGTLADGTKVYRWSLENGGTRLKVLSYGGIIQSLEIPDRHGRYANVSLGYDTLDAYVKGTTFFGATIGRYGNRIAKGQFTLDGKKYQLSVNDGVNSLHGGKQGFNTKVWDIEPFVSGSDVGLHLYYTSVDGEMGYPGTLKTKVTFTLTRHGDWRIDYEATTDKPTVVNLTNHTYYNLAGEGSGSIYGHELWLAAGRFTPTDSGLIPTGELAKVKGTPFDFTHPKPIGRDIRIGHPQLVTAKGYDHNFVLDKGVTAEPEHVVTLRDPKSGRTLKILTDQPGVQFYSGNFLDGTLVGPSGHTYRQGDGLALETQHFPDSPNEPKFPSTVLRPGQTYRTTTIHKFSA; from the coding sequence ATGGAACTGAACAGACGCACGGTCATCGCAGGCGCCGCGGCGGCGGGCATCGCCGCCACCACCCTCGGCTCGGGCACAGCCCAGGCCGCTACAGGCTCGACGGGTTCGTCCGGAGGCAGGAAGCCGGTGAAGGAGTACTTCGGCACGCTCGCCGACGGCACGAAGGTCTACCGCTGGTCGCTGGAGAACGGCGGCACGCGCCTGAAGGTGCTGTCGTACGGCGGCATCATCCAGTCCCTGGAGATCCCGGACCGGCACGGCCGCTACGCGAACGTCTCGCTCGGCTACGACACCCTCGACGCCTACGTGAAGGGCACCACCTTCTTCGGCGCGACGATCGGCCGCTACGGCAACCGCATCGCCAAGGGCCAGTTCACGCTCGACGGCAAGAAGTACCAGCTGTCCGTGAACGACGGCGTGAACAGCCTGCACGGCGGCAAGCAGGGCTTCAACACCAAGGTGTGGGACATCGAGCCCTTCGTCTCCGGCTCCGATGTCGGTCTGCACCTGTACTACACGAGCGTCGACGGCGAGATGGGCTACCCCGGCACGCTGAAGACGAAGGTCACCTTCACCCTCACCCGGCACGGCGACTGGCGGATCGACTACGAGGCCACCACCGACAAGCCGACGGTCGTCAACCTCACCAACCACACGTACTACAACCTCGCCGGCGAGGGCAGCGGCAGCATCTACGGCCACGAACTCTGGCTCGCGGCCGGCCGGTTCACCCCGACCGACTCGGGCCTGATCCCCACCGGCGAACTGGCGAAGGTCAAGGGCACCCCCTTCGACTTCACGCACCCCAAGCCGATCGGCCGGGACATCCGCATCGGCCACCCGCAGCTGGTCACCGCCAAGGGCTACGACCACAACTTCGTGCTCGACAAGGGCGTGACCGCCGAGCCCGAGCACGTGGTGACGCTGCGCGACCCGAAGTCCGGCCGCACCCTCAAGATCCTCACCGACCAGCCCGGTGTGCAGTTCTACTCGGGCAACTTCCTCGACGGCACCCTCGTCGGCCCCTCCGGCCACACCTACCGGCAGGGCGACGGACTGGCCCTGGAGACCCAGCACTTCCCGGACTCCCCGAACGAGCCGAAGTTCCCCTCGACGGTGCTGCGGCCGGGCCAGACGTACCGGACGACGACGATCCACAAGTTCAGCGCGTAG
- the mmsB gene encoding multiple monosaccharide ABC transporter permease: MSTDVTDKTPAAAPPGKDGSAAGEGLLQLVLGGLRRNMRQYGMLIALGLIVVLFQFWTGGDLLLPRNVSNLVLQNSYILILAIGMMLVIIAGHIDLSVGSITAFVGAFAAVLTVQHHMAWPLALVLCLLVGAVAGSVQGFLIAYFGIPSFIVTLAGMLLFRGLTEILLKGQTLGPFPNGLQKIGNGFLPEVGPNTNYHNLTLLLGIVLIASVVWQEVRDRRRQQEFSLDVVPVKLFLLKLVALVAAILTLTMLLASYDGAPIILIILGVLVGGYGYVMRNSVFGRHIYAIGGNLPAAKLSGVKDKRITFQVFLNMGVLAALAGLVVAARLNAASPKAGDGFELEAIASSFIGGASMSGGVGTVLGAIIGGLVLGVLNNGMNLLSVGTDWQQVIKGLALLAAVGFDVWNKRKSGS; encoded by the coding sequence ATGAGCACGGACGTCACCGACAAGACCCCCGCGGCCGCGCCGCCGGGCAAGGACGGATCGGCCGCCGGCGAGGGCCTGTTGCAGCTGGTGCTCGGCGGCCTGCGCCGCAACATGCGCCAGTACGGCATGCTGATCGCGCTCGGGCTGATCGTGGTCCTCTTCCAGTTCTGGACGGGCGGCGACCTGCTGCTGCCGCGCAACGTCTCGAACCTGGTCCTGCAGAACAGCTACATCCTGATCCTCGCGATCGGCATGATGCTGGTGATCATCGCCGGGCACATCGACCTGTCGGTCGGCTCGATCACGGCGTTCGTGGGCGCGTTCGCGGCCGTACTGACCGTGCAGCACCACATGGCCTGGCCGCTCGCCCTGGTGCTGTGCCTGCTGGTGGGCGCGGTGGCGGGCTCCGTACAGGGCTTCCTGATCGCGTATTTCGGCATACCGTCGTTCATCGTCACCCTCGCCGGGATGCTGCTCTTCCGCGGCCTGACGGAGATCCTCCTCAAGGGCCAGACCCTCGGCCCCTTCCCGAACGGCCTGCAGAAGATCGGCAACGGCTTCCTGCCCGAGGTCGGCCCGAACACCAACTACCACAACCTCACCCTGCTCCTCGGCATCGTCCTGATCGCCTCCGTGGTGTGGCAGGAGGTGCGCGACCGGCGCCGCCAGCAGGAGTTCTCGCTCGACGTGGTGCCGGTGAAGCTGTTCCTGCTCAAGCTCGTCGCCCTGGTCGCCGCGATCCTCACCCTCACGATGCTGCTCGCGAGCTACGACGGCGCGCCGATCATCCTGATCATCCTCGGTGTCCTGGTGGGCGGCTACGGCTACGTCATGCGCAACTCGGTCTTCGGCCGCCACATCTACGCCATCGGCGGCAATCTGCCGGCGGCCAAGCTGTCCGGCGTGAAGGACAAGCGCATCACCTTCCAGGTGTTCCTGAACATGGGCGTGCTCGCGGCCCTGGCGGGTCTGGTGGTTGCCGCCCGCCTGAACGCGGCCTCGCCGAAGGCGGGCGACGGCTTCGAACTGGAGGCCATCGCCTCCTCGTTCATCGGCGGCGCCTCCATGAGCGGCGGTGTCGGCACCGTTCTCGGCGCCATCATCGGCGGTCTCGTCCTCGGCGTGCTGAACAACGGCATGAACCTCCTCAGTGTCGGCACCGACTGGCAGCAGGTCATCAAGGGCCTGGCCCTGTTGGCGGCGGTCGGGTTCGACGTGTGGAACAAGCGCAAGTCCGGTTCGTAA
- the mmsA gene encoding multiple monosaccharide ABC transporter ATP-binding protein, producing the protein MAGPVLEMRSIVKTFPGVKALSDVTLTVRQGEVHAICGENGAGKSTLMKVLSGVHPHGTYEGDILFEGEVVRFKDIRASEQHGIVIIHQELALSPYLSLAENIFLGNEHARGGFIDWRETLRHATELLRRVGLQDHPETRVADIGVGKQQLVEIAKALSKKVKLLILDEPTAALNDEDSDKLLNLILELKNQGITSIIISHKLNEIRKVADSVTIIRDGRSIETLDVKAEETTEDRIISGMVGRDLDHRFPERTPHEAEEGAAPALEIRNWTVHHPIDQQRKVVDDVSISVRRGEIVGIAGLMGAGRTELAMSVFGRTYGRYAGGTVLKDGVEIRTKSVAEAVDHGIAYVTEDRKHYGLNLIDTINRNISLTALKKVAKRGVVDEQAERQVSEGFRKSMNIKAPTVFEPVGKLSGGNQQKVVLSKWIFAGPDVLILDEPTRGIDVGAKYEIYTVIDQLAAQGKAVVFISSELPELLGMCDRIYTMSAGRLTGEVPRSEATQEVLMRQMTKDKAPTDNAKDEEVTR; encoded by the coding sequence ATGGCGGGACCCGTCCTGGAAATGCGCTCGATCGTCAAGACCTTTCCCGGTGTCAAAGCGCTGTCGGACGTCACGCTGACCGTCCGTCAGGGCGAGGTCCACGCCATCTGCGGGGAGAACGGCGCCGGCAAGTCGACCCTGATGAAGGTCCTCTCCGGCGTCCATCCGCACGGCACCTACGAGGGCGACATCCTCTTCGAGGGGGAGGTCGTCCGGTTCAAGGACATCCGGGCGAGCGAGCAGCACGGCATCGTCATCATCCACCAGGAGCTGGCGCTCTCCCCGTACCTCTCCCTGGCGGAGAACATCTTCCTCGGCAACGAGCACGCCAGGGGCGGGTTCATCGACTGGCGGGAGACTCTGCGGCACGCCACCGAGCTGCTGCGCCGGGTCGGTCTCCAGGACCACCCGGAGACCCGCGTCGCCGACATCGGCGTGGGCAAGCAGCAGTTGGTGGAGATCGCGAAGGCGCTCTCGAAGAAGGTGAAGCTCCTCATCCTGGACGAGCCGACGGCGGCGCTGAACGACGAGGACAGCGACAAACTCCTCAATCTCATCCTGGAGCTGAAGAACCAGGGCATCACCTCGATCATCATCTCCCACAAGCTCAACGAGATCCGCAAGGTCGCCGACTCGGTGACGATCATCCGCGACGGGCGGTCCATCGAGACGCTCGACGTGAAGGCGGAGGAGACGACCGAGGACCGGATCATCAGCGGCATGGTGGGCCGCGACCTCGACCACCGCTTCCCCGAGCGCACCCCGCACGAAGCGGAGGAGGGCGCGGCACCGGCGCTGGAGATCCGCAACTGGACCGTCCATCACCCCATCGACCAGCAGCGCAAGGTCGTGGACGATGTGTCGATCAGCGTCCGCCGGGGCGAGATCGTCGGCATCGCGGGCCTGATGGGCGCCGGCCGCACCGAACTCGCGATGAGCGTCTTCGGCCGCACCTACGGCCGGTACGCGGGCGGCACGGTCCTCAAGGACGGCGTCGAGATCCGTACGAAGTCCGTCGCGGAGGCGGTGGACCACGGCATCGCGTACGTCACCGAGGACCGCAAGCACTACGGCCTGAACCTCATCGACACCATCAACCGGAACATCTCGCTGACCGCGCTGAAGAAGGTCGCCAAGCGGGGTGTGGTGGACGAGCAGGCGGAGCGGCAGGTCTCCGAGGGCTTCCGCAAGTCCATGAACATCAAGGCGCCGACGGTCTTCGAGCCGGTGGGCAAGCTGTCCGGCGGCAACCAGCAGAAGGTCGTCCTCAGCAAGTGGATCTTCGCCGGTCCCGACGTGCTGATCCTGGACGAGCCGACCCGCGGCATCGACGTGGGCGCCAAGTACGAGATCTACACGGTCATCGACCAACTGGCCGCTCAGGGCAAGGCGGTCGTCTTCATCTCCTCCGAGCTGCCGGAGCTGCTCGGCATGTGCGACCGCATCTACACGATGTCCGCGGGGCGGCTGACCGGTGAGGTGCCACGGTCCGAGGCCACGCAGGAAGTGCTCATGCGCCAGATGACGAAAGACAAGGCGCCGACAGACAACGCAAAGGACGAAGAGGTAACCCGATGA